Genomic segment of Eupeodes corollae chromosome 2, idEupCoro1.1, whole genome shotgun sequence:
TTGATGCTTTGCTCCACGGCCTTTATATGTTTGTATGGTTAAAGGCCCCGCATAATCCACCCCTGTGTTCGTAAACGGCTTACACATTTCTAGTCGAACCTTTGGCAAATTACCCATTTGTTGTTCTAACGGCCGAGCCGCATACCGCTGACACTTAACACACCCTCGAATGTATTTGCTAACTTTTCCCTTTAGATGCAAGATCCAATAATTTTGCCTTATAACTCCTAGCATGAGATGGGGTCCACCGTGTAGGTACTTATGATGATAAAAAGCAAGAATAAGAGTTGTTAAATGAGATTCCTTAGGCAAAATTGGTGGATGTTTTTGTTGAAACCCAAACTGTCCCTTCTGAATTCGACCTCCAACCCTAAGTAAATCATCATTTCCAATAAATGGATCCAAAGATTTCAGATTGCTATCAATACGTATCGGTTTTGAAAGTTTAAGTCGATTCAATTCCATTGAAAATGCTGCATTTTGGGTTTCCCTTATCCAAAAACATAGCTCAGCTTCCAGCTCATTTGTTGAAAGTGGTCCAAATTCCCTTTTTCCCTCATCTTCTCCCTTTAGTTTTGCATTGTGAATAAATCTTCGACACCAAGCCATTATCCGTTTAAGCCTTGTAAGTGAAGAAAAACGAAGAAGAATTTCATTCTCAGGCGGTGCTTCTGTAGTTGCTAAAGAAAGTGTGATGTTCCTTTTCTCAAGATCAgtttctgtatttttaaaaatgaatttgttctGAATAGCTTCCATGTCCCGTAAGAATGCAGGTCCTTGCCACCACAAGTCAAATGAGGGCAATAGGTTTGGTTGAAGTCCTCTCGATGCACAATCCGCAGGGTTGAGCTTAGAAGAGACATGCCTCCATTGACTTTTAGGAACCAATTCCAAAATCTCTGATGTCCTATTTCCCACAAAAGTTGTCCACTTACAAGGATGTTGAGAAAGCCATGCCAAAACCACTTGTGAATCTGTCCATGCATAGCATTCCACATCACCCAAACCCATACCTTTCTTCACAGATGCAATAAGCTTGGCCAAGAGGTGGGCCCCGCAAAGTTCCAATTTGGGTATACTAATACGATTAACCGGTGCAACCTTGGTTTTTGATGCAAGTAAGGATACAAAACATTTACCCTTGGAGTGAATAGATATATAGATGCATGCCGCATACGCACGCTCTGACGCATCCGAGAAGCCATGAAATTGTATTCGACACCCTTCCTTTTCAGTTCGTATCCATCGAGGAATAGAAATGTTTTCCAGGCATCCTAGATTTTTTCGTATAGTTAACCATTTCTGCATCAGTGAAGGTGGAAGCTGATCATCCCAAGAAACCCCAGCTATATACAAATCCTGAATTAAAACTTTCGCCATAATTATCGAAGGACTCACCCATCCAAATGGATCAAAAATCCTTGAAATCTCAGAGAGAACAACCCTTTTAGTAGCTATTTTCTGTTCTTCTAATGTGActctaaagaagaaaaaatctcCAGACGGATTCCAGTACAGACCAAGAGTTTTTACTGCCATATCTTCAGAAAGGCTTAAGGCTGACATTTCTAAACTATCTTCTGGAATATGCTGTAAAAACTCAGAACAGTTAGATGCCCACTTTCTTAAATCGATTCCTCCCCTTGCTAATAAGTTGCATAAATCTGTTTTCACACCTAATGCCTCCTCGATCGTATCACTCCCTCCCATAAAATCGTCTacataaaaattgttcaaaagatTTGCTGCCCCAACTGGATGCCTTCCCTGTTCATCTATGGCTAGTTGTTTCAAAGTCCTTATGGCTAGGAATGGAGCGCAAGTAGTGCCATATGTTACTGTTTGAAGATTGTATTCTTTTACCGGCTCACCTTCGTTTTGTCTCCACAGAATCCTTTGGAAATGTGCATCTTCAGGATGTACTACCACCTGTCGATACATTTTTGCAATGTCTGCCGTGTAGGCGATTCGATGTATTCGAAACCGACCCAGAATATCAACAAGATCTGATTGTATTTTAGGTCCATTTAGAAGAAGACTATTGAGAGACTGTCCAGATGTGCTTACAGCAGAGGCATCAAAATGGTAGTTGAGCTATCTAACTTAAATACAGCGTGATGTGGCAtgtaaaatgatttttcatATGGCCTAACGATAAATACTCTTCCATAAATTTCGAATACTCTGCCTTAAGCGTGCTGTTGTTTTTGAATCGCCTTTCCAACATATCAAATCTGCGACCTGCCATAATTTTAGAATTCCCTAACATCCCAGTTAATTTCTTGAACGGCAACCTAACCATGTAACGACCATCTGGTAGACGGATGTGAGTTGCAACAAAATGATTCTCACAACTCTGTTCCTCCTCTGAATACAGATTCTTATCCCTTATGCTTTCAACTTCCCAAAATTGCCTGAGAGTCTTATCAACGTCTAAGCAAGATGTCAAAGTAATGTTAGGTTCCATTGTTTGATTCCCTTGATGAAAGTGTGCTTTACCCGAAATAACCCAGCCAAAGATGGTTTACAGTGCAATGGACGATTTACTTtttgattccatttttttaGTTGCCCAAGATTCTAAAGAAAACATCGCAACCAAGCAATATGTCGATCCGTCCCGGTGCCTCGAATGAAGGATCAGCTAGTGCAAGACCTTGAATCATATGTCTACAGTCATCTTCAATTTCAATCGATGACAAACTTGATGTGATTTCACTTAAAACATAAGCTGGTACCAATAGTTGTTCATTGTGTACACGCGATTTAATTTGTAGATTCACACCTCCCTTGGCAAAGTTTGAAAGCCTTTCACCCACTCCATTGATTGCAATGCGTGCGTTTGATCGAGGCAGATTCAACCTCTGAGCACATGCCTCACTAATCAAAGAAACTTGAGACCCTGAGTCCAATAATACTCTACACAATTGCCAGCAGCCAGAAGAATCCATAACAAAACAATTGCAGTTGGTAAAATAGAAGCAAACGATAAAAATTTATGTATTGTTGAAAGCGAATTCACACCCTCAGTTTTAGATGAAACTGACCCTTGACTATCAGATATTTTTGTGGTTGGATAGACTGAACTCCCTGGATTCGCACCAACTGAACCCTCATGGAGCAGTGTGTGATGCTTCCTATTACATACTTGGCAACAATATGAGTGACAAACCTTGCTTAAGTGACCCTGTTTCAAACAGttgaaacataaatttttaTCTCTTACAAAATCCCTTTTACCTTTCACACTAAGTTTTCCAAACCCTGGGCACTTCTCTACCTGATGATTTTCTTGACAAAAAACGCAAGCCAAAGAAGAGGAAACTGCAGCACATCTTGCTTTGCTAAGTGGAGTAAACTTTTGCAATGAAGGTTTTTGAGCACGTGGTACAATCGTACACACTTCATAAATTCTCCTATCAATAAATTCAAGAAGCTCTTTGAACGTTGGCCTCTTCTTTTGAGCACTTTCACGCCTCCATAGTTGTTGAGAAGATTTGTCTAACTTTGATGAGACCACAAACACCAGCCAACAGTCCCAATAATCTGTTGGAATTTTCATGGCTTTCAAAGCCCCTATAGAATCACTTACAGATGACTTTAAAACCCTAAGTCCATCCTCCGTCACATGATTTAATGCCGGTTGATCCATTATTGTTTTCAAGTGTTCCTCAACAATAAGATTTTCCTTGCTATATGTTGCTACTAACTGTTCATATGCTTGTATGTAATTTACTTCCGTAATATCAAAACTGTTAATTACCGTTGCTGCATCATGAGTCAGCGAGCtctgcaaataataaaacttttgtgTATTACTTAACTTCGGGTTATTATGAATAAGTGATACATACATATCATGAAAACTAGGccaattcttaaattttccaTCGAAAGTTTGCAATTTAATCGGAGTAAGCTTGATTTCCGAATGGGGATATGTCATTGCAGAAGGTACCGAATCCTGCGCAGGCGTTTGAATAGACGCCTGTTCACCCTCATGTGGCGGCGGGGGAAGCGTACCAGATTGCAACATAGTCGGCTGCTCTGTACCAATTTGAGAAGCAGAAGGCTGTATGGAGCGTGAAACTAGCTCCCCAAGTGCAGTTTGATGTTCCAAAAGAACCCCTACCGCGGAGTTAATTTTGTCAATCGAAGTTTCACTAGCaccattatttaaatttgtcccTTGTTGAACAGTTAATCCCTTTAACAAAAACCTTCCCTTAGCCCTAGCTTGAAAATACTTTTCCTCTATGTCCACCCTTTGACCATCGCTTTCTGCCTTAagttcatcatcatcagtgaTTAACCCTTCTATCCAAAACTGAACCTCATGGAATTCTTTAAAGTGGTCTGACAATTTTTCTAACCTCTCTTCAATAAGCTCTTTAAAACATGCATCATCCCCAGGCGCATCGTTTATAAAATTGCAATCACGTGTAAGTTGCCCTTTAATTGTAGCCCTTTTTCGTTTCAATTCTTCCAACGACATTGTTATGTATTTATATGgtaatataatatatgtataatggaaatttaaaaataggtaTATTGTTTTTTACCTGATTAACAGAATACTTAACAATTTTCCCTGAACGACAGGATTTATCCAACAACCAATGTCCAAAAACAGCAGCCACAGCACAGCAGCAGAAGCAACAGTACAAGCGCATTCACCGGCACATTACACGTGTAATTTTTCGCACAAACTGACTTGGTTTTGTGTGCTTCTATTTATTGCGTTATTTTCTTTTCCTctcttttgtttcaattaaGAGCACAGAAACGAAACTGTCTTTATGTACTTAACAAAATACCGCACGGTTGAAAAAGCACTTCTTGTTCTTGTCTCCCGTCCGTTCGCCCGATGCTCACACAAGAGTCCCGTTGCTGAGCAGATGTATTAAATACCCACAAGATTTCGCGATTTGTCTTTTAACAACTTTACCGATTAGTAATCCCGATCAATGATttgatttaattcttttttactaagaaaaacccgataattaatttattaataaatttctcCCGTGGACTGTATACCATTACCATATACCACTACCAATTCctatccggctcgaaggaccaaaatgtttactgaaaaaacgatactttttatatttttaaggctttttATTTAACGATGCGTTCAAGGTGGAGGTCAATCTGCAACTGACTTTATATATTCTTTCTCTTAAGGAGATTACAATTGACTTTCAGAAATAACTGTTAGACTAAGAGTTTTACATAAGAAAAGCTATcgtatgatttatatatttatataaatggtAGATCGCATGATTTATTTAtacggtttttttaaattacatacaaCATtcgacaaacaaacaaaattatggtgtcgtcgtcgtcgtcgtcgtacaaTACGTACAGTAAGTGAAGACCCcatttactcaaaattttaccccTACCCTATGGGTGTAAAAGATTTCGTTAATACTGAAGTTAAAGACCTTCTGCGGAATGGTATAATTAGACCATCAAGGTCACCCTACAACAATCCTATTTGGGTTGTTGATAAAAAGTGTAATAGACTTTCGGAAGCTCAACGAGAGAACCATAGATGATAAGTACCCCATCCCAAATGTAACgacaattttgtcaaatttaGGTAAAGTGCTGTTTTTCACAACCCTAGACTTAAAATCAGGGTTTCACCAAATCGAACTAGCCGAACGAGACCGAGAAAAGATAGCTTTCTTTGTTAACGGAGGAAAGTATGAATTTTGTCGTCTCcactttggtttaaaaaatgccCCCAGCATTTTTCAAAGGGCCATAGATGATGTCCTACGCGagcaaaattggaaaatttgctATGTTTACATCGATTACgttattgttttttcaaaaactgaaaaagaatatGTCGAAGATATCAATACATTGACaagttttccaaatttgcgGTTTTGGTGCCAATACCGTCACGCACAATAATAGACGTAAAAGTTCCAATACTGGAGGTAATGAACATCTTcccaaatacaaaacaaatctttGGTGACAATGAGGCTTCTTTAAAATCCGAGACAATTAGGTCAATTTTGctcaatcattttaattttgacatagTAAATGCTCCACTTTTACACAGTACATCTGACGGTCAGCTAGAAAGGTTTTACTGCACTCTATTAAAAATTGCAAGATGTCttaaacttgaaagaaaagtcGAGGGTACGATTGAATTAATACTATTACGAGTAGCAACGGTAGAATATAATAGGACCGTCCACTCTGTTACAAACCAAAGACCAATTGATGTAATACATTCGTCCCCGATagattttagagaaaaaataaaaactaatttttagtgTACGCGAAAAGGTTTTAGTGAAAACAAATAGAAGATTAGGTAATAAGTTAACTCCATTATACGTTGAAGAGAAAGTAGAAGCGCCGATTTGGGGACAACGGTCTTAATTAAAGGAAGGGTGGTCCTGAGATGAGTCGAAAAATATGACTGATCTTTTCCCGTAGTCACATATGCACAAGATTCTGGAAATAGATATAAGACATTTAGAAACACTTTTCGAAAGTATTAGTATTCATCATAGAAATACTAGAAGTCTTAATTTCTTGGGAACTGGACTAAAAATTGTGGATGGTACCCCTGATTTTGatgactttgaaaaaataaaattcaatcagGCCCAGTTAATTGATTCTAATAACAGACAGgctattattaaaacaaaatcccaAGAATAAATTAACAGGTTAACAGATACGGTAAATAGTATTTTAGATTGACACTGGCCATCTCTACGAGATCTTGCTGGCAAGAAATAGGATTCTTATTTCCCAAATTCAGAATTGAATGCTTTCAATAACACttgcaaaactaaaaattatacaTCCAATAATTTTAGAAGATGATGGCATAAAATCAAGAATGAACGAACAATTTACAAATGTAAGCGTAACAGAGCTAATGGAAATATCTCATGTTaagattttacaaaatgataatgtattgcattttattattaagtacCCTATAGGACCTAAAATAGtatgtaagaaaataattatctaCCCTGTTGCTCAGAACGGAAATATTATATTCTTCGATGGAGATGATGTGGTTGCGGAATGTGGAAGTCAAGTACTGGCTTTTGAGGACTTCAACAACGATAACATTTCATTGTCTGATAAATCCAATAAGAAATTAATTGctgatttaaataataaagttaattatataattcattacaaaacattaattcaATGCCTTAATGGTTGTTGCTACAGAAAATTCATAGGGTGATGCAATTCAAACGATCTCAATGgctgaaaaaatatattgatttaaacaatgaacaaaaagaagaaacttttcaacttttatatggaaaacgacaaagttaacaaaaatgtctCAATATTGtgtctaataaggggatgaatgaAATGTTTGTATGCTTACATCAGCTGCTAAGGATCTCTtaccgatttttgtttttatttacgttCATAAGGCTGCTTCTCCTTGTTTACGATctttatacatacaaacatagtTTTTATGTCTATGtctttatacatacatagtttGAAAAGGATCAGCGTAAACTTTGCAATAATGCTGTATTCGgaaaaactatggaaaaaataaacaaacgaaaAGATGTTCGAATTGTCGATTCAATAGAAAGCAAAGGCACCCATCTCGGTAGTCGCGCCCTTATAGCTAAACCtaacctttccaacgatatatcataatgtaaattttgtggaatttttttttttcaaaactttgaagtcgattatctcggaaactaagcgtcctagagcattgaaaatagcaaaatcgtaatctagggatcagttcCTTTaaaacgatatatcataatgtacctATACATTTtgtggatttatttttttcaaaactttgaagtcgattatctcggaaactaagcgtccacgagcattgaaaatagcaaattcgtaatctagagatcagtaccttttcaacgatatatcataatgtacattttgtggaatttttttttcaaaacttgaagtcGATGATCTTGGAAACTAAGCgttctagagcattgaaaatagcaaattcgtaatctaggaatCAGTACCTTTaaaacgatatatcataatgtacttttcgtgattttttttcaaaactttgaagtcgattacctcggaaactaagcgttctagagcattgaaaatagcaaattcgtaatctagagatcagtacctttccaacgatatatcataatgtacattttgtgaaaacatttttttttctaaactttgaagtcgattatctcggaaactaagcgtcctagatcattgaaaatagcaaattcgtaatctagggatcagtacctttaaaacgatatatcataatgaacatttagtgattttttttttgaaaactttgaagtcgattatctcggaaactaagcgtcctagagcattgaaaatagcaaattcgtaatctagagatcagtacctttccaacgatatatcatgatgtaaatgttgtggaattttttttcaaaactttgaagtcgattatctcgaaaactaagcgtcctagagcattgaaaataccaaattcgtaatctatGTTGTATTAGATGTCTGTTAGTGCATTCTCTAATAGCATATATTGATATTGTACTGTACTACTCTAGATGTATATACACATAGCACACACGAGTCATGATGAGAGAACGAGGAGTCGAAGCAAGACCGTCTTAGAGGAAAGAACTGCCTGGCTGTGTGATAAAATTATAGATTAAATAAACCATTCCGATATATACATAAGTCTAAGCGTGTTTCATTATTTGGCCGAATAGCTAAATACTACATGGCGCAGCCGGTACAAAATCGAAGTTGaactaaaatcaatttattaaaaaaaaaaaaaaaaaaaaaaccaacacaaaGAAGATAAGAGAAACACGTGGAAACAGCAACTATGGACTTCCCAAAACCAGAACACTTGAATCTTGACGGCAATCTGAAGGAGAATTGGAAAAGATTCAAATCACATTTCGAGATTTATTCGACTGCAACAAAAACTGATGGTGAGGATGAAAAAATACAAGTGGCAAGATTTCTGAGCTGTGCGGGCACAGAAGCTATAGAACTCTTTCATACCTTTGAGCTTAGTAGTGACGagcaaaagaaaattgaaaaagttaaagctAAGTTTGAGGAATACAGTAATCCGCGAACGAATGTGGTATATGAAAGGTACCGATTTTACATGAGAAATCAAAAGGAAGGTGAACCTTTTGACCATTTCTTGAAAGAGATATCAACTCTGGTACAAAGCTGTAGCTTTGGAGATGAAAAGAAG
This window contains:
- the LOC129945078 gene encoding uncharacterized protein LOC129945078, which encodes MYRQVVVHPEDAHFQRILWRQNEGEPVKEYNLQTVTYGTTCAPFLAIRTLKQLAIDEQGRHPVGAANLLNNFYVDDFMGGSDTIEEALGVKTDLCNLLARGGIDLRKWASNCSEFLQHIPEDSLEMSALSLSEDMAVKTLGLYWNPSGDFFFFRVTLEEQKIATKRVVLSEISRIFDPFGWVSPSIIMAKVLIQDLYIAGVSWDDQLPPSLMQKWLTIRKNLGCLENISIPRWIRTEKEGCRIQFHGFSDASERAYAACIYISIHSKGKCFVSLLASKTKVAPVNRISIPKLELCGAHLLAKLIASVKKGMGLGDVECYAWTDSQVVLAWLSQHPCKWTTFVGNRTSEILELVPKSQWRHVSSKLNPADCASRGLQPNLLPSFDLWWQGPAFLRDMEAIQNKFIFKNTETDLEKRNITLSLATTEAPPENEILLRFSSLTRLKRIMAWCRRFIHNAKLKGEDEGKREFGPLSTNELEAELCFWIRETQNAAFSMELNRLKLSKPIRIDSNLKSLDPFIGNDDLLRVGGRIQKGQFGFQQKHPPILPKESHLTTLILAFYHHKYLHGGPHLMLGVIRQNYWILHLKGKVSKYIRGCVKCQRYAARPLEQQMGNLPKVRLEMCKPFTNTGVDYAGPLTIQTYKGRGAKHQKCYVALFICLSTRAIHLELVSDLTSDAAIAALKRFLSMRGSVKRILSDNGSNFIGASRELKAIYKLFNSNENIHKYVAEEEISCEFIPPHAPHFGGGPTMTLPEQNLCDAKINTLSRWQYTQRLQQEFWRRWQREYLHQLQQRTKWTLKKRNMELNDLVLVLDNNLPPSKWLMGRVINLFPGADGLIRVVEIRTKSGVMRRDITKLALLLPNDD